A region from the Sutcliffiella horikoshii genome encodes:
- a CDS encoding ferritin family protein: MMNGYYYPYYTRAPQDENLIESISRAINGEYSAIACYEKLAQMAPDAETQKRITEIREDEIKHYNTFSQIYQSLTGKPATPEISEECKDNYQEGLVASLKDEQETVEFYLDIADSTQNPYIRRVFKRAAADEQNHAVWFLYFYTESKG; encoded by the coding sequence ATGATGAACGGCTATTATTATCCATATTATACAAGGGCACCGCAAGATGAAAACTTAATAGAAAGTATCTCCAGGGCCATTAATGGAGAATATAGTGCCATTGCCTGTTACGAAAAGCTTGCCCAAATGGCACCAGATGCGGAAACTCAGAAGAGAATAACGGAAATAAGAGAAGATGAAATCAAACACTATAATACGTTCAGTCAAATCTATCAATCGTTAACTGGAAAACCTGCCACTCCTGAAATATCGGAAGAATGTAAGGATAATTACCAAGAGGGTTTGGTTGCATCATTGAAGGATGAACAGGAAACCGTGGAGTTTTATTTGGATATTGCCGATTCTACACAAAATCCTTATATTAGAAGAGTGTTCAAAAGGGCAGCGGCAGATGAGCAGAATCATGCGGTATGGTTTTTGTATTTCTATACGGAAAGTAAAGGATAA
- a CDS encoding chromate transporter codes for MKKPNKLMSLIEILIVSTRLGLTSFGGPVAHLGYFHTEYVRRRKWMDEKSYADLVALCQFLPGPASSQVGIGIGVMRAGVLGGIVSFLGFTLPSVLALIIFAIILQGFDVGNAGWIHGLKIVAVAVVAHAILGMANNLTPDLKRKAIALFALVITLLWQTAFSQVGVILVAAVVGFILFRQNITADDSRMEFPISKRFAVICLTLFFGLLILLPILREATSLNWVALFDSFYRSGSLVFGGGHVVLPLLEREFVPTGWISEEAFLAGYGAAQAVPGPLFTFAAYIGAVIDGWKGGLLATFAIFLPAFLLILGTLPFWDSLRRNSKVKAALMGVNAAVVGILISAFYFPIWTSSILAPIDFAFAAILFSMLVYWKLPPWMIVLTGAIGGTLMGLFL; via the coding sequence ATGAAGAAACCAAACAAATTAATGTCATTAATAGAAATTTTAATTGTATCAACAAGACTAGGGCTTACTTCTTTCGGTGGACCAGTAGCCCATCTCGGTTACTTTCATACCGAATATGTACGTCGCAGAAAATGGATGGATGAAAAAAGTTACGCTGATCTTGTAGCCTTATGTCAATTCTTGCCCGGACCTGCGAGCAGTCAGGTCGGAATAGGTATAGGCGTTATGCGAGCAGGAGTTCTTGGTGGCATTGTTTCCTTTTTAGGCTTTACGTTACCATCAGTTTTAGCATTAATTATTTTCGCAATCATCTTGCAGGGGTTTGACGTAGGTAATGCCGGATGGATTCATGGTTTGAAGATTGTCGCAGTAGCTGTTGTTGCTCATGCCATATTAGGGATGGCAAACAACCTTACTCCAGATCTAAAAAGAAAGGCTATCGCATTATTTGCACTAGTGATTACATTATTGTGGCAAACAGCATTCTCCCAAGTTGGAGTTATCCTCGTTGCCGCTGTCGTTGGCTTTATCTTATTTAGACAAAATATCACGGCAGATGATTCTCGTATGGAGTTTCCGATTTCCAAGCGCTTTGCGGTAATCTGTTTGACATTATTTTTCGGACTGCTTATTTTGTTGCCGATCCTGAGAGAAGCCACTTCGCTAAACTGGGTGGCACTGTTTGATAGTTTCTACCGTTCAGGATCCTTAGTATTCGGTGGAGGGCATGTGGTCCTTCCTTTACTAGAGCGCGAATTCGTGCCAACTGGATGGATTAGTGAAGAAGCATTTCTTGCTGGTTACGGTGCTGCCCAAGCAGTCCCAGGTCCATTATTTACATTCGCCGCTTATATCGGTGCTGTCATTGACGGGTGGAAGGGCGGTTTACTAGCAACATTCGCTATCTTCCTTCCTGCCTTCCTATTGATTCTTGGTACTTTGCCATTTTGGGATTCTTTACGTCGTAATTCCAAGGTGAAAGCAGCATTAATGGGAGTGAATGCTGCGGTTGTTGGAATTTTGATTTCTGCTTTCTACTTCCCAATTTGGACAAGTTCGATTTTAGCTCCAATTGATTTTGCCTTTGCAGCTATTTTGTTCAGCATGCTTGTCTACTGGAAGCTTCCACCTTGGATGATTGTATTAACAGGTGCCATTGGCGGTACTTTGATGGGATTGTTCCTATAA
- a CDS encoding PadR family transcriptional regulator → MEERVLRKLFLGFIQIHILHHAKEHPVYGAWMLEELREHGYSISAGTLYPILHSMEKDGLLHREDLKVEGKIRKNYTITEKGNLILKEARNKAYELFKEIN, encoded by the coding sequence TTGGAAGAAAGAGTGCTTAGGAAATTGTTCCTCGGATTTATTCAGATACATATTCTCCATCATGCAAAAGAACATCCGGTTTATGGTGCCTGGATGCTAGAAGAGTTACGCGAACATGGTTACTCTATCAGTGCTGGAACGTTGTATCCTATCTTGCATTCGATGGAAAAGGACGGTCTATTGCATAGGGAGGACCTAAAAGTTGAGGGGAAAATACGAAAGAATTATACCATCACAGAAAAAGGAAACCTCATTTTAAAAGAAGCAAGAAACAAAGCTTATGAGCTCTTTAAAGAAATTAATTAA
- a CDS encoding DUF6376 family protein, with protein MRKMIITFTLLSSILLSGCSMLEEVNSSLEYVNDATEHINTWKNFGEEAPQMIQEAATDSNAKEELETRLNEMLVEIDEFNNTDAPAIAESVHQQIVDKNQAIKDVIENAMVDGEVALEKLQDSELYTLINEVTTMMNLLEEVGS; from the coding sequence ATGCGTAAAATGATCATCACATTCACTTTGTTATCATCTATTCTATTAAGCGGTTGTTCTATGTTAGAAGAAGTTAATAGTTCATTGGAATACGTCAATGATGCAACGGAGCATATAAACACTTGGAAGAATTTTGGAGAGGAAGCACCTCAAATGATCCAAGAAGCAGCTACAGATTCCAATGCTAAGGAAGAATTAGAAACAAGACTAAATGAAATGCTTGTTGAAATAGACGAGTTTAATAATACGGACGCGCCAGCTATAGCAGAAAGTGTACATCAGCAGATTGTAGATAAAAATCAAGCAATAAAAGATGTGATTGAAAATGCTATGGTGGACGGGGAAGTGGCACTAGAGAAACTGCAAGATTCGGAGCTATACACATTAATAAATGAAGTGACGACTATGATGAACTTATTGGAGGAAGTAGGTTCATAA
- a CDS encoding protein kinase family protein, producing the protein MRGSTEIDTSYQQLAESVVFKRTQKNVAVESYNDKQLTMAGSGRSAYVFKLKNTKKVLKVFYPPFEHLAKREAKIYKKLEGVSYFPVMHASGENYIVIDYIDGLTLFECLVKGKHIDENVLDEVDHAILLAKNRGLNPSDIHLHNILITSDGKVKLIDVVRFEQVKRCSQWDDLKRGYYKYYKKRIFPRKLPSKLLLMIAFFYKRNLLNRFVT; encoded by the coding sequence ATGAGGGGAAGTACAGAAATAGACACGTCTTATCAGCAACTTGCGGAGTCTGTTGTTTTTAAACGAACTCAGAAAAACGTTGCAGTAGAATCTTACAATGATAAGCAATTAACTATGGCTGGATCTGGACGAAGTGCGTATGTTTTTAAGCTTAAGAATACAAAAAAAGTGCTGAAAGTGTTCTATCCACCTTTTGAACATCTAGCCAAGAGAGAAGCTAAAATATATAAAAAGTTAGAGGGCGTTTCTTATTTCCCTGTGATGCATGCATCAGGGGAAAACTATATTGTCATCGATTATATTGATGGGTTGACCCTTTTTGAATGTTTAGTGAAGGGAAAACATATTGATGAAAACGTGTTGGATGAAGTAGACCATGCTATTTTGTTAGCAAAAAATAGAGGTCTTAACCCATCCGACATCCATCTTCATAATATACTAATCACCTCTGATGGAAAAGTGAAGCTTATTGATGTTGTGCGTTTCGAGCAGGTTAAACGGTGTTCTCAATGGGATGATTTAAAAAGAGGTTATTATAAATATTATAAAAAGAGGATATTTCCTAGAAAGTTACCATCTAAGCTTTTATTGATGATTGCCTTCTTTTATAAAAGAAACCTATTAAATAGATTTGTCACATAA
- a CDS encoding RNA polymerase sigma factor: protein MSNKQVISEWFYLYSDDIYQFLFYRLNSKHHDVEDLVQEVFIRALNNLDRYKGEASPKTWLYSIARNIAIDAHRKQKRDKWKWLLQFENGTVPESTEKDTPEQLYFVSEEQKELLNAIRTLKESYQEVLIMRSIKELSVQETAAAMGWTENKVRSTLHRAKSALQKKLGGNVVE from the coding sequence ATGTCCAATAAACAAGTCATTTCGGAATGGTTTTATTTATATAGCGATGATATTTATCAATTTCTATTTTACCGATTGAATTCGAAACACCATGATGTAGAGGATTTAGTACAGGAAGTGTTTATACGTGCACTAAACAACCTGGATCGTTATAAGGGGGAAGCATCACCAAAAACATGGCTTTATAGCATAGCAAGGAATATTGCTATAGATGCCCATCGAAAACAGAAACGTGATAAATGGAAATGGCTGTTACAGTTTGAAAACGGAACAGTTCCAGAGAGCACGGAAAAAGATACACCGGAACAATTGTACTTTGTCTCAGAAGAGCAAAAGGAATTATTAAACGCGATTAGGACCTTAAAAGAATCTTATCAGGAAGTGCTTATCATGAGGAGCATTAAAGAGTTATCTGTACAAGAAACCGCTGCTGCTATGGGTTGGACCGAAAATAAGGTTCGTTCTACACTTCATCGTGCAAAATCGGCCCTGCAAAAAAAGTTGGGAGGGAATGTAGTTGAGTAA
- a CDS encoding DUF4825 domain-containing protein: MSKELDKKLQTLPKPKLREETKNVLHQSIMENNEEETRVEWLPKVRSAALLTVSVLAIALFSFILFTGNEGEAPRSSAPEEKYYENYVSYLDSIEVHDQIDADRAFIGNNGALGKYHGQVLPGKYYANGMELQTNEELPMGIHMHYKVTEDTSAKGFDKEVFHVTNLPWTIIFNATTYFTFFTNGDYVTFDIDYYGEKREYTLTRQQIDELYGRDVKEFADNKDLWKEEVMEKTLQNEEKVQDFMEKIRVSNALSNDPEQVVTSSKEYVEVNGKKYLVPSDMHTPSIKAGGKEDFYSFSDMLYEFYDKGWGEQVQVARNFEMWETIKVSGELQSIEYDGTSNQTTFTFAPQQSHIMIFDGNLSDEYQAGDTLLFEFQFVPLIDESYEFVHLDYDSALLSGEELEINDYLIGE; this comes from the coding sequence TTGAGTAAGGAATTGGATAAAAAGCTTCAAACATTGCCCAAGCCAAAACTAAGAGAAGAAACGAAGAATGTATTACATCAATCCATCATGGAAAATAACGAAGAGGAGACGCGTGTAGAATGGTTGCCGAAAGTAAGGTCGGCAGCATTGTTGACGGTCAGTGTCCTTGCAATAGCATTATTCTCCTTTATCCTATTCACAGGTAATGAAGGGGAAGCTCCGAGGTCCTCTGCGCCAGAGGAGAAATATTATGAGAATTATGTTTCTTACTTAGATTCTATCGAAGTGCATGACCAAATAGATGCTGACAGGGCATTTATTGGCAACAATGGTGCGCTCGGAAAATATCACGGTCAAGTGTTGCCTGGCAAATACTATGCAAACGGAATGGAACTACAAACTAATGAAGAGCTGCCAATGGGAATCCACATGCACTATAAAGTGACAGAAGATACCTCTGCTAAAGGTTTTGATAAAGAAGTATTTCATGTTACCAATCTTCCGTGGACCATTATATTTAATGCAACAACTTATTTTACATTTTTCACAAATGGAGACTATGTTACATTCGATATTGATTATTATGGGGAAAAAAGAGAATATACATTAACTAGACAGCAAATTGATGAATTATATGGACGTGACGTAAAAGAGTTTGCAGATAATAAAGATTTATGGAAAGAAGAAGTTATGGAAAAGACACTACAAAATGAAGAAAAGGTACAAGATTTTATGGAGAAAATAAGGGTTTCTAATGCGTTATCTAATGATCCTGAACAAGTGGTGACATCTTCCAAAGAGTATGTAGAAGTAAATGGTAAAAAATATCTTGTCCCATCTGACATGCACACTCCTTCCATTAAGGCCGGAGGGAAAGAGGACTTTTATTCTTTTAGCGATATGTTGTATGAGTTTTACGATAAAGGGTGGGGAGAACAGGTTCAGGTGGCAAGAAACTTTGAAATGTGGGAAACCATAAAAGTCAGCGGTGAACTTCAAAGTATAGAATATGACGGTACATCCAATCAAACTACGTTTACCTTTGCACCACAGCAATCACACATTATGATTTTTGACGGGAATCTTTCCGATGAATATCAAGCAGGAGATACGTTGTTATTTGAATTTCAATTTGTTCCACTAATTGATGAGAGCTATGAATTTGTTCATTTGGACTATGATTCCGCACTTCTTTCTGGGGAAGAATTGGAAATTAATGATTATTTAATAGGTGAATAA
- a CDS encoding FMN-dependent NADH-azoreductase — MAKVLYITAHPHDDTLSYSMAVGKAFIDTYKEANPSDEIVHVDLYKEHIPHIDADVFSGWGKLQTGKGFEELSEEEKGKVSRLSELTEQFIGADKYVFVTPLWNFSFPPVMKAYLDSVAVAGKTFKYTAEGPVGLLTDKKAIHIQARGGIYSEGPAAGMEMGHRYLTVLMQFFGVPSFEGLFVEGHAAMPDKADEIKADAIARAKDKAHTF; from the coding sequence ATGGCAAAAGTTTTATACATCACAGCACATCCACATGATGACACATTATCCTACAGTATGGCAGTAGGAAAAGCATTCATTGACACGTACAAAGAGGCGAACCCATCAGATGAAATAGTTCATGTAGATCTATACAAAGAACATATCCCGCATATTGATGCAGATGTATTCAGTGGATGGGGAAAATTGCAAACAGGCAAAGGTTTTGAAGAACTTTCTGAAGAAGAAAAAGGAAAAGTCAGCCGATTGTCCGAGTTAACGGAACAGTTTATCGGAGCAGATAAATATGTGTTTGTAACACCACTTTGGAATTTCTCCTTCCCTCCAGTAATGAAGGCATATCTTGATTCCGTTGCTGTTGCAGGTAAAACGTTCAAGTACACAGCGGAAGGTCCGGTTGGATTATTGACAGACAAAAAAGCAATCCATATTCAAGCTCGCGGGGGGATCTATTCAGAAGGACCAGCGGCCGGTATGGAAATGGGACATCGTTACTTGACGGTGCTTATGCAATTCTTTGGTGTACCATCTTTTGAAGGATTGTTTGTAGAAGGTCATGCAGCAATGCCTGATAAAGCAGATGAAATTAAAGCAGACGCTATAGCGCGAGCTAAGGATAAAGCACACACTTTCTAA
- a CDS encoding TrkH family potassium uptake protein: MWRRPFIKLSPPQLLIVVFIFFGFLGTLLLKLPVSTTESITLVDALFTATSAMTVTGLAVVDTGTAYTLFGQIVILFLIQVGGIGIMTFAVLIFIMLGKKIGFQERLILQQALNQTSVGGIILLVRRIIIFSFLIEGIAVLLLSYRWIPEYGWWDGFYYSVFHAISAFNNAGFSIWPDSLMQYVGDPVVNIVVSFLFIIGGIGFTVLTDLWYTKEFRRLTLHTKIMLFGTLGINILAMFVFFVLEYFNPSTLGNFTLIEKIWASYFQAVTTRTAGFNTIDIGAMETASIMWTLLLMFIGAGSTSTGGGIKLTTFIIIILAVNTFIKGKHEIVIFNRSIHQNYVLKALAISTISILFIFFSLFILTITEQAEFLLLLFEVISAFGTVGLSMGITGDLTDIGKCVIVFIMLLGKLGPLTLAYSLAKPKPSKVRYPNEDLLTG, translated from the coding sequence ATGTGGCGCCGTCCTTTTATTAAACTCAGTCCGCCGCAACTATTGATTGTTGTATTCATTTTTTTCGGATTTTTAGGGACGTTATTATTGAAATTGCCGGTTTCCACTACTGAATCCATCACACTGGTTGATGCCCTATTCACTGCTACATCTGCCATGACAGTCACAGGGCTTGCTGTAGTGGATACCGGAACCGCATACACCTTGTTTGGCCAAATTGTCATCTTGTTTCTTATACAAGTAGGCGGAATTGGTATTATGACATTCGCCGTCTTAATTTTTATCATGTTAGGAAAAAAAATTGGCTTTCAGGAAAGGTTGATATTACAACAGGCACTCAATCAAACATCCGTCGGGGGAATCATCTTACTGGTCAGAAGAATTATTATATTCTCTTTCCTTATTGAAGGAATAGCGGTATTACTGTTGTCCTATCGATGGATTCCTGAGTACGGGTGGTGGGACGGCTTTTACTATAGTGTGTTTCATGCCATTTCCGCATTCAACAACGCCGGTTTTTCCATTTGGCCAGATAGCTTGATGCAATATGTGGGGGATCCTGTTGTAAACATTGTGGTTTCTTTTCTTTTCATTATTGGGGGGATAGGATTTACCGTTTTGACAGATCTGTGGTACACAAAAGAATTTCGCAGACTTACCCTTCATACAAAGATTATGCTATTTGGAACATTGGGGATCAATATACTTGCGATGTTTGTGTTCTTTGTTTTGGAATACTTCAACCCTAGTACTCTAGGAAATTTCACCTTAATTGAAAAGATTTGGGCTTCTTATTTTCAAGCGGTAACAACTCGAACTGCCGGTTTTAATACAATAGATATCGGAGCCATGGAAACTGCCTCTATTATGTGGACACTTCTTCTTATGTTTATAGGAGCAGGAAGTACTTCAACAGGTGGGGGAATCAAATTAACAACGTTCATCATTATCATTTTGGCTGTGAACACTTTCATAAAAGGTAAACACGAAATTGTCATTTTCAATCGTTCTATACATCAAAACTATGTATTAAAAGCTCTTGCGATTTCAACCATTAGTATTTTATTTATTTTCTTCTCATTGTTCATCTTGACGATAACCGAACAAGCAGAATTTCTATTATTATTATTTGAAGTGATTTCCGCATTTGGTACGGTGGGATTATCCATGGGGATTACCGGGGATTTAACAGATATCGGTAAATGCGTGATTGTTTTCATCATGTTGCTTGGAAAACTGGGACCGTTGACATTGGCCTATTCCTTAGCAAAACCGAAACCTTCCAAGGTAAGATATCCAAACGAGGACTTACTTACTGGATAA
- a CDS encoding potassium channel family protein codes for MKKQFVVIGLGRFGGSIVEEFSTLGVDVLAIDKDEDNINKISEYATHAVQANATDEATLNSLGIRNFDHAIVSMGDDIESSILTSLLLKEMGIKQVWVKATNKYHQKVLEKIGVDRIIQPERDMAKRVAHHVVSDKIFDYIELSNNHSIVELFASKKVSNKSLTDLDLRAKYGCTLIGIQRDGDIIISPPADEIIRQGDLLIILGRNEDIHRFEDVGI; via the coding sequence GAATTCTCCACACTTGGGGTAGATGTACTCGCTATAGACAAAGACGAAGACAACATCAACAAAATAAGCGAATATGCTACACATGCTGTTCAGGCCAATGCAACAGACGAAGCCACACTTAATTCCCTAGGAATCCGCAATTTCGATCATGCTATTGTCTCCATGGGGGATGACATTGAATCAAGTATTCTTACAAGTCTGCTTCTAAAGGAAATGGGCATTAAACAAGTGTGGGTAAAAGCTACAAATAAATACCACCAAAAAGTATTGGAGAAAATCGGTGTGGACAGAATTATCCAGCCCGAACGGGATATGGCTAAAAGAGTTGCCCACCATGTCGTTTCAGATAAAATCTTTGACTACATTGAACTTTCCAATAACCATAGTATAGTTGAACTTTTTGCATCGAAAAAAGTAAGTAATAAAAGTCTGACTGATTTAGATTTACGAGCAAAGTATGGTTGTACATTAATAGGCATCCAAAGAGATGGGGATATCATTATTTCACCTCCTGCAGATGAAATTATTCGCCAAGGGGATTTGTTAATTATTCTCGGCCGTAACGAAGACATCCACCGATTTGAAGATGTGGGAATCTAA